A segment of the Desulfofundulus kuznetsovii DSM 6115 genome:
TCCAGTAATATCAAGGCTTGAGAAGCACTTTGGCTCTTGTCCAATTACCACGATTTTCCTGCAAATTGGTCTGACCACTACTAAACAATCGGTTTATACGGGAAATTGGTCCACTTACTTCACCTTACTCCACTTTGAAAATTAGGGAGGAACCAACATGGGCAGATTCAACAGTAAACCGAGCCTGACTTACCGCAATGCATTTGATGCTCTTACGGCCCTGGTGGAGGCTGAAGGCACGGATGCGGCGCTAAGAGCGTATGCGGAAGTCACCTGGGAAGCTTACCAGAAGCAATACGCTGAAAAGTTTGGCTTAAAGTTAAGCTCGGGCAGGACATGCCTGGCCCGGCTGCTGGGGAAGCGGTGCAACCTTGACAGTGACCATTGTGGTATTCCCTGCCATCCACCAGGCGTGGATCATGCTTCGCTGTGGCTGAAAGACGGAAAACCGTACTCTTACGTTTATCAACCCTATGGCCTTTCTATGCAGGCCCTGCGCGAACTGGTGGCGATGTGCGAACGGTATGGCCTGGAGTGCAGCATTGATACCTGGCCGTCCTGGCATTTCCCGGGAGCTGTTCTGACCGTGGAGATTAAGCGGAAAGAGGGCTAAGTACAATGAAGCGGCGATCGAAAAAAGTTACCTACCTCAAGGATATTTCAAACACCCCACTTGACTATCTCCACCTTCGCCACGAGCGGGAACGGGCGATTTATCTGGCCGCATACTGGCTGGGCGTGGCGGACGGGATTGACATTGCCATGAAGTCAATTCGACACTTCGCGGAACTGCGGAAAATGCCGGGACATCCTTCCCCCGGTTATTGGTGGCTGTCCCTGGTGCTGGGACTGGGAGAAGATGGGTCGGACTTCCTGCGCTGGTTGGATAAGCGGATGCTGAGTTGAAAACTGCCCGGGCCCCCGGAACCGTGGCGGGAAGCCTTGCGGCGGTGGAAGGCCATCCTACGGGTACGGAAGGGGGGTGGTTTTATGGGCCGGTGGCACCGGCTTCAGATTCTCGTTACTAAAGAACAATTGCGGTGGTTAAAGGCGGAATCGTACACCCGGAGCAAGTCAATCGGTGAGATAATCCGCGAGCTGCTGGCCGAGGCCATCAAAGACCGGGAGGCGGGAAGGCGGTGATTCGCGTGGACGACGTTGCCCGGCTGCTAGCCCAGGACAACCGGGAAAAGAGACAAGCGCGGGGCGGCCAGTCCGTGGGCAAAAAATCCCCCCGGGTGGTGCTGATGCCGTCCGTGCTGGAAGAGCGGAGAGGCCCGCCCTGGTGGCAGGTAGCCCCGCCCCTGGTGCGGGTGGACATCGCAACCGGCCGGGTGCTGGTCTACAGGTGGCCGGTGACGGAGGGCTGGGAGGTGGCAAAGTGACCAACTACAGGCGGGGGTATGTAGCGGAGCGTAAGGCCGTGAAGGTGCTGGAGGCCGCCGGCTATGTGGTGGCCCGGACGGCGGGCAGCCACAGCCCTTTCGACGTGGTGGCCGTCGGCCCCGGCGGGGTACGGCTGATTCAGGTTAAGCGGGTAAAATTCGGCCGAATCCGGGTGACGGTGGAAGCGGCCCTAGAGGAATTGCGACAGGTGCCCAAACTGCCCGGTGTTTCCCGGGAGATATGGGTTTGGGTCGATGGTGATGGCTGGGTAGTGCAAGAGGCCGTATGAACAAAGGAGGCTTGAAATTGTCCACTCTCCCCGCTTACATCCGGCGTTTTTGCAAGGACGTACTGCGTCAATACCCGCTTTTCAAGCAGGAGCTGGCTGCACTCGAAGAAGAGAAAAAAGCCGCGGCCGAATCCTTCCCCGTAGCCACGTGGCGGGAGGCGGCCGGCAGACAGGCCATCGGTGACCCCACCAGCAGGCAGGCTTTCCGGCTGTTGCGGCTGGAAGAGCGGTGGCGGCAGGTGCGTTTCTACGTCCAGGCCGTGGAGGACCTGCTTGCCTACCTGGAGGAAGAAAAGCGGCGGCTGGTGGAAATGCACTTCTTCGACAGTTACCCTCCCTGGCGGGTGGCCCAGGAGCTGGGGGTGAGCGAATCAAGTTTTTTCCGG
Coding sequences within it:
- a CDS encoding Holliday junction DNA helicase, which codes for MTNYRRGYVAERKAVKVLEAAGYVVARTAGSHSPFDVVAVGPGGVRLIQVKRVKFGRIRVTVEAALEELRQVPKLPGVSREIWVWVDGDGWVVQEAV
- a CDS encoding transcriptional regulator — its product is MSTLPAYIRRFCKDVLRQYPLFKQELAALEEEKKAAAESFPVATWREAAGRQAIGDPTSRQAFRLLRLEERWRQVRFYVQAVEDLLAYLEEEKRRLVEMHFFDSYPPWRVAQELGVSESSFFRYEKEILTLLAHRLGL